The genomic region CACAGGTGACTCCCAAAGCCCGCCAAGTAAGTCCTCTTACTATACCGGTAACAGCTAAACCTTCTCTCTGCTGGAATTGCCTTACCGCTTGTTCTGTGCGAGCATCAAAAATACCGTTAAGTGGTCCTCCATAAACCCGACGCTTTCTTAATGATTCCTGTAGAAACCTAACCGCAGACCCCCGCTCCCCACGCCTTAATACCGGGCAAAAGAATTCTTGTGGTGGGGTAATGGGAGTACAAACCATACCTAAGGCTTCCCAAGTCCGTACATCAACTATTCCTGTTTCAGGAATTCTACTGCGAACTTGAAAACGCCTTACCGCCCTTTCAGTATTTTCTCCAAACCAACCATCAATTGCTCCTGGATTAAAGCCTTCATTTCTTAAAAGCCTTTGCAGGGTTCGCACCGACTCACCGCGGGAACCGCGCTGTAGTCGC from Clostridia bacterium harbors:
- a CDS encoding LysM peptidoglycan-binding domain-containing protein, with the translated sequence MQYVVRTNDSLAIIAQRFGTTEAEIRQINNLTDVDQVSPGQVLTIPVGGTQTCPRLQRGSRGESVRTLQRLLRNEGFNPGAIDGWFGENTERAVRRFQVRSRIPETGIVDVRTWEALGMVCTPITPPQEFFCPVLRRGERGSAVRFLQESLRKRRVYGGPLNGIFDARTEQAVRQFQQREGLAVTGIVRGLTWRALGVTC